A single Clavibacter nebraskensis NCPPB 2581 DNA region contains:
- a CDS encoding YidC/Oxa1 family membrane protein insertase, with amino-acid sequence MDPTSIAPVRTVLDGLSQLVVGLADLIHPLAGASATGVAVILLTLGVRALLVPVGVAQVRAEIQRRRIAPALAELRRRHAGKPEQLSRAMQELYAREGASPLAGCLPTLAQAPVLAAVYALFAHARIGGEANALLAAPFAGIPLGTSALASTGLGVTPLVVAVVVLGLLAVVIEVRRRADLRFQGPPAPVDPALPGTAGMTTMMRVLPFVTVVFAGVAPLAAALYLLSSAAWTLVERAALRRLLGRAPSRGTAPA; translated from the coding sequence GTGGACCCCACATCGATCGCCCCCGTCCGAACCGTGCTCGACGGCCTGTCCCAGCTCGTCGTCGGCCTCGCCGACCTGATCCACCCGCTCGCCGGCGCCTCCGCGACCGGCGTGGCCGTCATCCTCCTGACCCTCGGGGTGCGCGCCCTGCTCGTGCCGGTCGGCGTGGCGCAGGTGCGCGCCGAGATCCAGCGCCGCCGGATCGCGCCCGCGCTTGCCGAGCTCCGTCGCCGCCACGCGGGCAAGCCCGAGCAGCTGTCGCGGGCGATGCAGGAGCTGTACGCCCGCGAGGGCGCGTCGCCGCTCGCCGGCTGCCTGCCGACGCTCGCGCAGGCGCCCGTGCTCGCGGCCGTCTACGCCCTCTTCGCGCACGCGCGGATCGGCGGGGAGGCGAACGCGCTGCTCGCCGCGCCCTTCGCCGGGATCCCGCTCGGCACGAGCGCGCTCGCCTCGACGGGGCTGGGCGTCACGCCGCTCGTCGTCGCGGTCGTCGTGCTCGGGCTGCTCGCCGTGGTGATCGAGGTCCGCCGCCGCGCCGACCTGCGCTTCCAGGGGCCGCCCGCACCCGTCGATCCGGCGCTGCCCGGCACGGCCGGCATGACCACGATGATGCGGGTGCTGCCGTTCGTCACGGTCGTCTTCGCGGGCGTAGCCCCGCTCGCCGCGGCCCTGTACCTGCTGTCCAGCGCCGCGTGGACGCTCGTCGAGCGCGCGGCGCTGCGGCGGCTCCTCGGCCGCGCGCCCTCGCGGGGGACGGCGCCCGCGTGA
- a CDS encoding alpha-amylase family protein: MASWTDHVVWWHVYPLGFTGAPQTRDDLAGPDGGSPAHPDAPPAHRLDRLRAWLPYLVDLGANGLLLGPVFDSETHGYDTRDNLTVDPRLGDDADFDTLLADASARGVRVLLDGVFNHVGRSYPRFVQALADGPGSEAASWFRWDDAGEPVGFEGHGALVTLDHDSEAVRAHVAEVMIHWLDRGISGWRLDAAYAVPASFWAAVLPRVRERHPDAWFVGEMIHGDYVGYQAGSSIDSVTAYELWKSIRNSIAEGNLFELDWTLTRHGELLPAFTPQTFVGNHDVTRIASAVDPRHLGHAIALLLLLPGIPSIYAGDERGLTGVKEDRAGGDDAVRPAYPAAPDDLPDDEHAARIRRLHQELVGLRRRHAWLVDARMETSGLTNTALTVTLRPSGTGAGGGVALGSPDALRLVLNLGDEPLAIPGPSGGLEAGDLAGDGRVPGHSWAVLAGA, encoded by the coding sequence TTGGCATCCTGGACCGACCACGTCGTCTGGTGGCACGTCTACCCGCTCGGCTTCACGGGCGCGCCGCAGACCCGCGACGACCTCGCCGGGCCCGACGGCGGATCCCCCGCGCACCCCGACGCGCCGCCCGCCCACCGCCTCGACCGCCTCCGCGCGTGGCTCCCCTACCTCGTCGACCTCGGCGCGAACGGCCTGCTGCTCGGCCCGGTCTTCGACTCGGAGACCCACGGCTACGACACCCGCGACAACCTGACCGTGGATCCGCGGCTCGGCGACGACGCCGACTTCGACACCCTCCTCGCCGACGCCTCCGCGCGCGGGGTCCGGGTGCTCCTCGACGGCGTCTTCAACCACGTGGGCCGCAGCTACCCGCGCTTCGTGCAGGCGCTCGCCGACGGGCCTGGATCCGAGGCCGCCTCCTGGTTCCGCTGGGACGACGCCGGCGAACCCGTCGGCTTCGAGGGCCACGGCGCGCTGGTCACGCTCGACCACGACTCCGAGGCCGTGCGCGCGCACGTGGCCGAGGTGATGATCCACTGGCTCGACCGCGGCATCTCCGGCTGGCGGCTCGACGCGGCCTACGCCGTGCCCGCGTCGTTCTGGGCGGCGGTGCTGCCGCGCGTCCGCGAGCGCCACCCCGACGCGTGGTTCGTCGGCGAGATGATCCACGGCGACTACGTCGGCTACCAGGCCGGGTCGTCCATCGACTCCGTCACCGCGTACGAGCTGTGGAAGTCGATCCGCAACTCCATCGCCGAGGGCAACCTGTTCGAGCTCGACTGGACCCTCACGCGCCACGGCGAGCTGCTGCCGGCGTTCACGCCGCAGACCTTCGTCGGCAACCACGACGTGACGCGCATCGCGTCGGCGGTGGATCCGCGCCACCTCGGCCACGCGATCGCCCTGCTGCTCCTGCTGCCCGGCATCCCGTCGATCTACGCGGGCGACGAGCGCGGCCTCACCGGCGTGAAGGAGGACCGCGCGGGCGGCGACGACGCCGTGCGCCCGGCGTACCCGGCCGCGCCCGACGACCTCCCCGACGACGAGCACGCCGCCCGGATCCGCCGCCTGCACCAGGAGCTCGTCGGCCTCCGTCGGCGGCACGCCTGGCTGGTCGACGCGCGGATGGAGACCTCGGGCCTCACCAACACCGCGCTCACCGTCACGCTGCGGCCGTCGGGAACGGGCGCGGGCGGCGGCGTGGCGCTCGGATCGCCGGACGCGCTGCGCCTCGTGCTCAACCTGGGCGACGAGCCCCTGGCGATCCCCGGTCCGTCTGGCGGCCTCGAGGCGGGCGACCTCGCGGGCGACGGCCGCGTGCCCGGGCACTCCTGGGCGGTGCTGGCCGGCGCGTAG
- a CDS encoding ATP-binding cassette domain-containing protein, whose protein sequence is MSVLRVSDLQVRYRGFTLGPVDLVLERGDFASLIGPNGSGKSTLIRAALGLEPGMASGTVEILGQPALRRPRQTFSRVSYVTDSPRDVLAEFTAREYWDYCRIAFESARGEPIEGWDERADVYAAMLDFPADQRRPISALSLGTARKAQIIAALLPAPDLVVLDEPFIGLDFIASRAFEALLLQLKQSQVSVLASSHDLDLAARVANRILVLREGRLLLDEQVSALTGGVEEAVICALASARTASS, encoded by the coding sequence GTGAGCGTGTTGCGCGTCTCCGACCTCCAGGTGCGCTACCGGGGGTTCACGCTCGGCCCGGTGGACCTCGTCCTCGAACGCGGTGACTTCGCCTCGTTGATCGGACCGAACGGGTCCGGCAAGAGCACTCTGATCCGGGCCGCGCTCGGGCTGGAACCCGGTATGGCCTCTGGGACGGTCGAGATCCTGGGTCAGCCGGCTCTCCGACGCCCGAGGCAGACGTTCTCGAGAGTGTCGTACGTCACCGATTCCCCACGCGACGTGCTCGCGGAGTTCACGGCGCGCGAATACTGGGACTACTGCCGAATCGCGTTCGAGTCGGCGCGCGGGGAACCCATCGAAGGGTGGGACGAGAGGGCGGACGTCTATGCCGCCATGCTGGACTTCCCGGCCGACCAACGGCGCCCCATCTCGGCCCTAAGCCTCGGGACGGCGAGGAAGGCGCAGATCATCGCCGCCCTGCTGCCCGCGCCCGACCTCGTGGTTCTCGACGAGCCGTTCATCGGCCTGGACTTCATCGCCTCCCGAGCCTTCGAAGCCCTTCTCCTCCAGCTCAAGCAGAGCCAGGTCTCCGTGCTCGCATCGAGCCACGACCTCGATCTCGCGGCACGGGTCGCAAATCGCATCCTCGTCCTCCGAGAGGGCCGGCTGCTCCTCGACGAGCAGGTCTCCGCGCTGACGGGAGGAGTCGAGGAGGCGGTGATCTGCGCGCTCGCGAGCGCCAGGACGGCGTCGAGCTGA
- a CDS encoding metal-dependent hydrolase produces MISTPAGAVALPPTRVTYPAGSVASEGTVLRVDDLADGTRAVVLDVTACHPVDAAWPDQPADRAVLRVRGAGIEVLDCVVGAASTDPAEDAALHVGSDVPVKKGADGWSFVAVHVVPGDADVRAGDGVEVLVDPEHRRSLSAGHTGCHLASLALDRALADAWTKDVPRDALGAPGFDALAIGTSRIGPWSSVDTYRLGKSLRKKGFVPATLVERLDEVRAQVDATLAGWVASGAAARIEREGDLLASRRSWVCELPDGTARIPCGGTHLASLDELASISVDLAVEEADGAVVVRMRTTCVPA; encoded by the coding sequence ATGATCTCCACCCCCGCGGGCGCCGTCGCCCTGCCGCCCACGCGCGTGACCTACCCGGCGGGATCCGTCGCCTCGGAGGGGACCGTCCTCCGCGTCGACGACCTCGCCGACGGCACGCGCGCCGTCGTGCTCGACGTGACCGCGTGCCACCCCGTCGACGCGGCCTGGCCCGACCAGCCGGCCGACCGCGCGGTGCTCCGGGTGCGCGGCGCCGGGATCGAGGTGCTCGACTGCGTCGTCGGCGCGGCGTCGACGGATCCCGCGGAGGACGCGGCGCTCCACGTCGGGTCGGACGTGCCGGTGAAGAAGGGCGCCGACGGCTGGTCGTTCGTCGCCGTCCACGTCGTGCCGGGCGACGCCGACGTGCGCGCGGGCGACGGGGTCGAGGTCCTGGTGGATCCCGAGCACCGCCGGTCGCTCAGCGCCGGCCACACGGGCTGCCACCTCGCCTCCCTCGCCCTCGACCGCGCGCTCGCCGATGCCTGGACCAAGGACGTGCCCCGCGACGCGCTCGGCGCGCCGGGCTTCGACGCGCTCGCGATCGGCACCTCGCGCATCGGACCGTGGTCGTCCGTCGACACCTACCGCCTCGGGAAGTCGCTGCGGAAGAAGGGCTTCGTGCCCGCGACGCTCGTCGAGCGCCTCGACGAGGTGCGCGCGCAGGTCGACGCCACGCTCGCCGGGTGGGTCGCCTCGGGCGCCGCCGCGCGGATCGAGCGCGAGGGCGACCTGCTCGCCTCGCGTCGCTCCTGGGTGTGCGAGCTGCCGGACGGCACCGCCCGGATCCCATGCGGGGGCACCCACCTCGCCAGCCTCGACGAGCTCGCGTCCATCTCGGTCGACCTCGCGGTCGAGGAGGCCGACGGCGCCGTCGTGGTACGGATGCGCACCACCTGCGTCCCGGCCTGA
- a CDS encoding DUF6412 domain-containing protein — MPIVLEALGRALALLGDVVLGGAGVSPAILLAALLGAASVAAAVALVRIAAARGLLGRVAPPSLPDEDVDLPVLVSSSDPDADGHERSRAPGRRMQVVVPAPLPAA, encoded by the coding sequence ATGCCCATCGTCCTGGAGGCCCTCGGCCGCGCGCTCGCCCTCCTCGGCGACGTCGTGCTGGGCGGCGCGGGCGTCTCGCCGGCGATCCTCCTCGCGGCCCTCCTCGGCGCCGCGTCCGTGGCCGCCGCGGTCGCGCTCGTGCGCATCGCCGCGGCGCGCGGGCTCCTCGGACGCGTCGCGCCTCCGTCCCTCCCGGACGAGGACGTCGACCTCCCGGTGCTCGTCTCCTCGAGCGACCCGGACGCCGACGGGCACGAGCGCTCGCGCGCACCGGGCCGCCGGATGCAGGTCGTCGTGCCTGCGCCGCTCCCGGCCGCCTGA
- a CDS encoding ABC transporter permease, producing the protein MFGVAAALALFVAALGIVNVGLSSIRERARELVIRRAIGATRGQVFRLVISSSILLAVIVATASIAVSVLLVALVPRLLPPDSPVTVPAYPLPAAVWALVVSVLTAVVSSAFPAWRAARVEPAVALRE; encoded by the coding sequence ATGTTCGGCGTCGCGGCAGCGCTCGCGCTCTTCGTCGCGGCGCTGGGGATCGTGAACGTCGGGCTCTCGAGCATCCGCGAGCGTGCGCGCGAGCTGGTGATCCGGCGGGCGATCGGCGCGACGCGCGGCCAGGTGTTCCGGCTCGTCATTTCGTCGTCCATCCTCCTCGCGGTCATCGTCGCCACCGCCAGCATCGCCGTGAGCGTCCTCCTCGTCGCCCTCGTGCCTCGGTTACTGCCACCGGACTCGCCCGTGACCGTCCCGGCGTATCCGCTGCCCGCGGCGGTCTGGGCTCTGGTCGTCTCGGTGCTCACGGCGGTGGTCAGCTCCGCGTTCCCCGCGTGGCGGGCCGCGCGCGTCGAGCCCGCGGTGGCTCTCCGCGAGTGA
- a CDS encoding LacI family DNA-binding transcriptional regulator, producing MSDTFPEAPRTPDPEHGSGTTLGLIAREANVSIGTVSKVLNGRKGISPATRARVEELMELHGYSRRGAERPHGALIEIVLEVVDTGFSVDLLRGVSAVAREHGLSVIVTEHGRDTALDGDWMAGVMQRRPMGLVLVFSDLAPAQKRQLRSRGIPFVVVDPAGSPAADVPAVGSTNWEGGHAAGEHLLGLGHVRIGAISGPTDRLYSRARISGFRSALEAAGPGVSLVEAEGDFGRAAGFRAGGELLDRAERPTAIFAGNDEQAVGLYEAARERGIRIPDDLSVLGYDDLPFARIVSPALSTVRQPVREMAEAAARMVLRIREGRSEEPTRLDLATALVVRASTAAPAATDAVSPPE from the coding sequence ATGAGCGACACGTTTCCCGAGGCACCGCGGACGCCGGATCCCGAGCACGGCTCCGGCACGACCCTCGGCCTCATCGCGCGCGAGGCGAACGTGTCGATCGGCACGGTCAGCAAGGTCCTCAACGGGCGCAAGGGCATCTCGCCCGCGACCCGCGCGCGCGTCGAGGAGCTGATGGAGCTGCACGGCTACAGCAGGCGCGGCGCCGAGCGGCCGCACGGTGCGCTCATCGAGATCGTGCTGGAGGTGGTGGACACGGGCTTCTCCGTCGACCTGCTGCGCGGCGTCTCTGCGGTCGCGCGCGAGCACGGCCTGAGCGTCATCGTCACGGAGCACGGGCGCGACACCGCGCTCGACGGCGACTGGATGGCGGGCGTCATGCAGCGCCGGCCGATGGGCCTCGTGCTCGTGTTCTCCGACCTCGCGCCCGCGCAGAAGCGGCAGCTGCGCAGTCGCGGGATCCCGTTCGTGGTGGTGGATCCCGCGGGGTCGCCGGCCGCGGACGTGCCGGCCGTCGGATCCACCAACTGGGAGGGCGGGCACGCCGCGGGGGAGCACCTGCTGGGACTCGGGCACGTGCGCATCGGCGCCATCAGCGGGCCGACGGACCGGCTCTACTCCCGAGCGCGGATATCGGGGTTCCGCAGCGCGCTCGAGGCGGCCGGGCCCGGGGTGTCGCTCGTCGAGGCGGAGGGCGACTTCGGTCGCGCCGCCGGGTTCCGGGCAGGCGGCGAACTGCTCGACCGCGCGGAGCGACCGACCGCGATCTTCGCGGGCAACGACGAGCAGGCGGTCGGGCTCTACGAGGCCGCGCGCGAGCGGGGGATCCGCATCCCCGACGACCTCTCCGTGCTCGGCTACGACGATCTCCCGTTCGCCCGCATCGTCTCGCCCGCGCTGAGCACCGTGCGGCAGCCCGTGCGCGAGATGGCCGAGGCGGCGGCGCGCATGGTGCTGCGGATCCGCGAGGGCCGGAGCGAGGAGCCGACGCGGCTCGACCTCGCGACCGCGCTGGTGGTCCGCGCCAGTACGGCGGCGCCCGCGGCGACGGACGCGGTGTCGCCGCCTGAGTGA
- a CDS encoding PadR family transcriptional regulator: MDTTQLLKGALDTAVLAVVQHDDGYGYDIVRRLRDAGLGDVGDASVYGTLRRLYAAGALSSYVVPSEGGPHRKYYAINPEGRELLAGQRATWAAFATAMSGLLGEPAPAPTHRTRKAGGTGEGSVPPSVNVRTIGEKP, translated from the coding sequence ATGGACACCACGCAGCTTTTGAAGGGCGCGCTCGACACCGCGGTGCTCGCCGTGGTGCAACACGACGACGGGTACGGCTACGACATCGTCCGGCGCCTGCGCGACGCGGGCCTCGGCGACGTGGGCGACGCCTCGGTCTACGGGACGCTCCGCCGCCTCTACGCGGCCGGCGCGCTCTCGAGCTACGTGGTGCCGTCCGAGGGCGGACCGCACCGCAAGTACTACGCGATCAACCCCGAGGGCCGGGAGCTGCTCGCCGGGCAGCGCGCCACCTGGGCGGCCTTCGCCACGGCCATGAGCGGGCTCCTCGGCGAGCCGGCCCCCGCGCCGACCCACCGCACCCGGAAGGCCGGCGGCACCGGCGAGGGCTCCGTGCCCCCATCCGTGAACGTCCGCACGATCGGAGAGAAGCCGTGA
- a CDS encoding ABC transporter ATP-binding protein, with protein sequence MTEVLVARGLTVDVHLTRKQSLRTVDGVDLVVLAGAAHAIVGRSGSGKTSLLSVLGLLDARFTGELRLGGTDVRSLSDAARARLRNEGIGFVFQSYSLMPQHTALQNVLLATEYGPRSRRGGARARTDASRRALDQVGLSDKAAAFPRQLSGGEQQRVAIARALVNEPQLILADEPTGALDESTGEQIMSLLIDRARRAGSALVIVTHDPLIAARCERRFSMSGGRLEQVAGEIR encoded by the coding sequence GTGACGGAGGTCCTGGTCGCGCGGGGCCTCACGGTCGACGTCCATCTCACGCGGAAGCAGTCCCTGAGGACCGTCGACGGGGTGGACCTCGTGGTCCTGGCCGGGGCAGCCCATGCCATCGTGGGGCGATCCGGGTCGGGGAAGACGAGCCTGCTCTCCGTCCTCGGCCTGCTCGACGCGCGGTTCACGGGCGAGCTCCGCCTCGGCGGCACGGACGTCCGGAGCCTGTCGGACGCGGCACGAGCACGACTCCGCAACGAGGGGATCGGCTTCGTCTTCCAGTCGTACTCCCTCATGCCCCAGCACACCGCCCTCCAGAACGTGCTCCTGGCCACGGAGTACGGGCCCAGGTCGCGCCGCGGAGGAGCGAGGGCTCGCACCGACGCGTCCCGGCGGGCCCTCGACCAGGTGGGGTTGTCGGACAAGGCCGCCGCCTTCCCGCGGCAGCTCTCGGGCGGCGAGCAGCAGCGCGTCGCGATCGCGCGTGCCCTCGTCAACGAACCCCAGCTGATCCTCGCCGACGAGCCCACCGGGGCGTTGGACGAGTCGACCGGCGAGCAGATCATGTCGCTCCTGATCGATCGAGCTCGACGCGCGGGCTCCGCTCTGGTGATCGTGACGCATGATCCGCTCATCGCGGCGCGCTGCGAGCGACGCTTCTCGATGAGCGGCGGTCGCCTCGAGCAGGTGGCGGGGGAGATCCGATGA
- a CDS encoding ABC transporter permease, whose protein sequence is MRAAWKDLRLNPLRSSLTALSLFVGILSIVVIVAGGAVARDYLLAVAEQRDGRAPTEAISVGVEPTTDPSGVARFIDHLPQSSARAVSARVDLASPLDVAPIPSPGQPVSRSGVQAVLVAGDLPGVRRLSLVSGRWLSADDVTAPFEVVVNEEAARVLGVEGSGVSLSGARDGVASTGLVVGVVNDGEDSQANAYVKAAPLLARASTGQRHGSPAPLALTR, encoded by the coding sequence ATGAGGGCCGCCTGGAAGGACCTGCGGCTCAATCCCCTCCGGTCTTCGCTCACGGCGCTGAGCCTCTTCGTCGGGATCCTGTCGATCGTCGTGATCGTCGCCGGTGGGGCCGTCGCCCGTGACTACCTGCTCGCCGTCGCGGAGCAGCGGGACGGCCGGGCCCCCACCGAGGCGATCAGCGTCGGCGTCGAGCCGACGACGGACCCGAGCGGCGTCGCGCGCTTCATCGACCACCTCCCGCAGTCATCAGCGCGGGCGGTCTCGGCGCGCGTGGACCTGGCCTCACCGCTGGACGTGGCCCCGATCCCCTCCCCCGGGCAGCCGGTGTCACGCAGCGGCGTGCAGGCCGTGCTGGTCGCGGGCGACCTGCCGGGTGTCCGGCGTCTTTCTCTGGTGTCGGGGCGCTGGCTGTCAGCGGACGACGTGACGGCGCCCTTCGAGGTGGTCGTGAACGAGGAGGCGGCACGTGTCCTCGGCGTCGAGGGGTCGGGCGTCAGCCTGTCCGGCGCCCGGGACGGCGTCGCGTCGACGGGGCTCGTCGTCGGCGTCGTCAACGACGGGGAGGACTCGCAGGCGAACGCGTACGTGAAGGCCGCACCACTCCTCGCGCGCGCCTCAACTGGTCAGCGTCACGGGAGTCCAGCTCCTCTGGCACTCACCCGGTGA
- a CDS encoding helix-turn-helix domain-containing protein, with product MSALLDHGHPALGISADAELARLTAREREILVLVARGLSKAEIAGRLFLAPTTVKTHVSRTLDKLGVRDRLHATIWAYENRVVEPLATTR from the coding sequence GTGAGCGCCCTCCTCGACCACGGCCACCCCGCCCTCGGGATCAGCGCGGATGCGGAACTCGCGCGGCTGACGGCGCGCGAGCGGGAGATCCTCGTGCTCGTCGCCCGCGGCCTGTCCAAAGCGGAGATCGCTGGGCGGCTGTTCCTCGCGCCGACGACGGTGAAGACGCACGTCAGCCGCACGCTCGACAAGCTCGGCGTGCGCGACCGCCTGCACGCCACGATCTGGGCGTACGAGAACCGCGTGGTGGAGCCGCTCGCGACGACGCGCTGA
- a CDS encoding Gfo/Idh/MocA family protein yields MTLGIIGVGKISEQYFAAFETLPGVRLVAVADLDLDRARTVAEAQGVDALSVDDLIADPRIDTVLNLTIPAAHAEVDLRVLEAGKHVYGEKPLALSPAEAEPILRLAEENGLRVGSAPDTVLGTGIQTARAVLDAGTIGKPVAANAFWGAPGHELWHPAPAFYYQPGAGPLFDMGPYYLTALVTLLGPITRVQGASLRSDRVRSAASDPESREIPVTVDTHVSAVLTHESGAVSTVTMSFDVWATRIPNIEVYGTAGTLSVPDPNHFSGAVQVATSADREWADVEPSAGYVDAGRGCGLAEMADAIRRGVPHRASGELAFHVLEVMDAILDPASTGEIRSSVGRPEAVPLGQPGRSGD; encoded by the coding sequence ATGACCCTCGGGATCATCGGCGTCGGCAAGATCAGCGAGCAGTACTTCGCCGCGTTCGAGACCCTGCCGGGCGTCCGGCTCGTCGCGGTCGCCGACCTCGACCTCGATCGTGCGCGCACGGTCGCCGAGGCCCAGGGCGTGGACGCGCTGAGCGTCGACGACCTCATCGCCGACCCGCGGATCGACACCGTCCTGAACCTCACGATCCCCGCCGCGCACGCCGAGGTCGACCTCCGCGTGCTCGAGGCCGGGAAGCACGTGTACGGCGAGAAGCCGCTCGCGCTCAGCCCCGCCGAGGCCGAGCCGATCCTGCGGCTCGCCGAGGAGAATGGGCTGCGCGTCGGATCCGCGCCCGACACCGTGTTGGGCACCGGCATCCAGACCGCCCGCGCCGTGCTCGACGCCGGCACGATCGGGAAGCCCGTCGCCGCGAACGCCTTCTGGGGCGCGCCGGGGCATGAGCTCTGGCACCCCGCCCCGGCCTTCTACTACCAGCCGGGTGCCGGGCCGCTCTTCGACATGGGGCCGTACTACCTCACGGCGCTCGTGACGCTGCTCGGCCCGATCACGCGCGTGCAGGGCGCCTCGCTCCGCTCCGACCGGGTCCGCTCCGCCGCCTCCGACCCCGAATCCCGCGAGATCCCCGTCACCGTCGACACGCACGTGAGCGCCGTGCTCACGCACGAGTCGGGCGCGGTCTCCACGGTCACGATGAGCTTCGACGTGTGGGCCACGCGGATCCCGAACATCGAGGTGTACGGCACCGCCGGCACGCTCTCGGTGCCCGACCCGAACCACTTCTCGGGGGCGGTGCAGGTCGCGACGTCCGCCGACCGCGAGTGGGCGGACGTCGAGCCGAGCGCCGGCTACGTCGACGCGGGCCGCGGCTGCGGCCTCGCGGAGATGGCCGACGCGATCCGCCGGGGCGTCCCGCACCGGGCGTCCGGAGAGCTCGCGTTCCACGTGCTCGAGGTCATGGACGCGATCCTCGACCCCGCCTCGACGGGGGAGATCCGCAGCAGCGTGGGGCGCCCGGAGGCCGTGCCGCTGGGACAGCCGGGGCGCTCCGGGGACTGA
- a CDS encoding ThuA domain-containing protein produces MTAARKALVVRGGWDGHMPVETTGLFIPFLEENGFEVRVEEGSAVYADADVMAATDLIVQANTMTTIEPEEMAGLRAAVIAGTGMAGWHGGIADSYRNTADYLHMIGGQFAHHAGKDPAERTGEQSDNYIPYTVEMTELGRTHEITQGIADFDLVTEQYWVLSDEYNDVLATTTQTVRPWDPWHRPVTAPAIWTRQWGEGRIFVSAPGHRIEVVEDPNVRTIIERGLLWAAR; encoded by the coding sequence GTGACCGCCGCCCGGAAGGCGCTCGTCGTCCGCGGGGGCTGGGACGGCCACATGCCCGTCGAGACCACGGGCCTGTTCATCCCGTTCCTCGAGGAGAACGGCTTCGAGGTGCGCGTGGAGGAGGGATCGGCCGTCTACGCCGACGCCGACGTCATGGCCGCGACCGATCTCATCGTGCAGGCCAACACCATGACCACGATCGAGCCCGAGGAGATGGCCGGCCTCCGCGCCGCCGTCATCGCGGGCACCGGCATGGCCGGCTGGCACGGCGGCATCGCCGACTCGTACCGCAACACGGCCGACTACCTCCACATGATCGGCGGCCAGTTCGCCCACCACGCGGGCAAGGACCCGGCCGAGCGCACGGGCGAGCAGTCCGACAACTACATCCCGTACACGGTCGAGATGACCGAGCTCGGGCGCACGCACGAGATCACGCAGGGGATCGCCGACTTCGACCTCGTGACCGAGCAGTACTGGGTGCTGAGCGACGAGTACAACGACGTGCTCGCGACCACGACGCAGACCGTGCGGCCGTGGGATCCGTGGCATCGGCCGGTGACCGCGCCCGCCATCTGGACCCGCCAGTGGGGCGAGGGCCGCATCTTCGTCTCCGCCCCCGGCCACCGCATCGAGGTCGTCGAGGACCCGAACGTCCGCACCATCATCGAGAGGGGTCTCCTGTGGGCGGCACGCTGA
- a CDS encoding methyltransferase family protein: protein MLAVLLSLAGATEIVFAGRGNGAASPRGVATDRLMQIMTVLAIAGPPLTSLVFARAPSVVAVGAGCALATGGLVLRVAAMRALGSRFQLTPRPVAESPALVVAGLYHVVRHPGYTALLMFFAGTSLVGGGLAGLAFVAPLVAGVLVRIRVEEAILRQEFGPTHVAYVEDVRWLLVPMVR, encoded by the coding sequence ATGCTCGCGGTGCTCCTGTCGCTGGCCGGAGCCACGGAGATCGTCTTCGCCGGGCGGGGGAACGGCGCAGCATCTCCGCGTGGTGTCGCGACCGACCGCCTCATGCAGATCATGACGGTCCTCGCCATCGCCGGGCCACCGCTCACCTCGCTCGTATTCGCCCGGGCCCCATCAGTCGTGGCCGTGGGTGCGGGATGCGCTCTGGCCACCGGCGGCCTCGTCCTCCGGGTCGCCGCGATGCGCGCGCTCGGCAGCCGCTTCCAACTCACCCCGCGCCCGGTCGCGGAGTCACCCGCACTCGTCGTGGCGGGTCTCTACCACGTCGTCAGGCACCCCGGGTACACCGCGCTGCTGATGTTCTTCGCCGGAACGTCCCTGGTCGGCGGCGGTCTCGCCGGGCTGGCCTTCGTCGCGCCCTTGGTGGCGGGAGTGCTGGTGCGCATCCGCGTCGAGGAAGCCATCCTCCGCCAGGAGTTCGGCCCCACCCACGTGGCCTATGTGGAGGACGTGAGATGGCTGCTCGTTCCGATGGTCCGATGA